Proteins encoded together in one Glandiceps talaboti chromosome 11, keGlaTala1.1, whole genome shotgun sequence window:
- the LOC144442110 gene encoding glycerol kinase 5-like — MSSDSKRQKCDTAYVLAVDIGTTTVRCHIYDKQVNIVGESDQKLKVLQVQSGCKEIDPDSLWLQFTQVVKDALTNAKLKASDISTMGISTHRASFTLWEKEDGKVLHNFITWQDTRSAAYVDSVNKSLSYGLVKNGARFLHLVTRQNRWRMASQLSFSTQHAIMRLGWYLEKNPELKRRASAGQILYGAIDTWLIWKLTGGKKHLTDYSNASASCMFDPFVMNWNWIYFALLGLPMSILPQILDTCDDYGCCTADIFGAEIPIGAVVADQQSAMFGQCCFNKGDVKCTMGTGTFLDINVGNQAVPSKTGLYSLVCWKIKDEVVFVAEGNSADTGTAVEWGQKIGLYSDVSETSTLARSVSDSNGTYFIPAFSGIQAPVNDDSACCAFIGIKPTTSKQHMVRGILESFVFRFKQLLDTAAAEIKFPLSDTIRMDGGVGNNEFVVQLLSDLANKRVDLAKNLDAASLGAAFFAGLQAGIWKSKEELKELRESRQIFQPKNIQENYDKVLRDWERSLKRCKRWNIDNGT, encoded by the exons cTGAAGGTGCTCCAAGTGCAGTCTGGATGTAAAGAGATAGATCCGGATAGTTTATGGTTACAGTTTACACAGGTGGTTAAAGATGCACTTACAA ATGCTAAACTTAAGGCCAGTGATATATCAACTATGGGCATATCTACACACAGAGCTTCATTTACACTATGGGAAAA GGAAGATGGAAAAGTTCTTCATAATTTTATTACATGGCAAGATACCAGAAGTGCTGCTTACGTGGACTCCGTTAACAAGTCGTTATCCTATGGA CTTGTCAAGAATGGAGCCAGATTTTTACATTTAGTTACAAGACAGAACAGATGGAGAATGGCCAGTCAGCTTAGCTTTAGTACTCAACAT GCAATCATGAGACTTGGCTGGTACCTAGAGAAGAACCCAGAG TTAAAGAGACGTGCATCAGCTGGACAGATATTGTATGGTGCTATAGATACATGGTTGATATGGAAGTTAACGGGAG GAAAGAAACACTTGACAGATTATTCCAATGCTAGTGCAAGCTGTATGTTTGATCCATTTGTG ATGAACTGGAATTGGATTTACTTCGCATTATTGGGATTACCAATGAGTATTCTTCCACAGATTCTTGACACTTG TGATGACTACGGATGTTGTACTGCTGATATTTTTGGAGCTGAAATTCCCATTGGTGCTGTG gTGGCCGATCAACAAAGTGCGATGTTTGGACAATGTTGTTTCAACAAAGGTGACGTCAAGTGTACAATGGGTACTGGTACATTTCTAGACATCAATGTTGGTAACCAAGCAGTGCCATCAAAAACAG GACTATATTCACTGGTTTGTTGGAAGATTAAAGATGAGGTTGTCTTTGTAGCAGAAGGTAATTCAGCTGACACTGGCACAGCTGTAGAATGGGGACAAAAAATAG GTCTGTACAGTGATGTCAGTGAGACATCAACCCTTGCCAGATCTGTATCAGATTCTAACGGTACCTACTTTATACCAGCATTTAGTGGAATTCAG GCCCCAGTAAATGATGACAGTGCCTGTTGTGCCTTCATTGGTATTAAACCAACTACTTCCAAACAACACATGGTTAGAGGCATATTAGAATCATTTGTCTTTAG ATTCAAGCAGTTACTTGATACAGCAGCTGCTGAGATCAAATTTCCATTGTCTGACACTATAAG aatGGATGGTGGTGTCGGTAACAATGAGTTTGTTGTACAACTGTTAAGTGACTTAGCTAATAAACGTGTGGATCTTGCTAAGAATTTAGATGCAGCAAGTCTTGGTGCTGCATTCTTTGCAGGACTTCAAGCTG GTATTTGGAAAAGTAAAGAAGAACTGAAAGAACTTCGGGAATCTCGTCAAATCTTCCAACCAAAAAACATCCAAGAAAATTACGATAAAGTACTTCGGGACTGGGAAAGGTCGTTGAAAAGATGCAAACGATGGAACATTGATAATGGAACATAA